In Paenibacillus sonchi, a single genomic region encodes these proteins:
- a CDS encoding cache domain-containing protein, producing the protein MSIRKQTGALWSSFNYWWGRRSLQSRLVAAYIFIILGPCLLVSLYSYKSINNTYVRDAVDKNSYLLQMEKLHILNQIEAMERAAQMAYSDKAVQNYLLNEHDPSLGELIDFNTTTFVNLSRIQINNPNIEHLRLYSGSGEVHELWPIIFREERVSMEPWFQEALKLEGQELWSFQNEDPDLMQRYSGDPRRGSQRSLYCARSAYRPAIMSG; encoded by the coding sequence GTGAGCATACGCAAACAAACAGGGGCATTATGGAGCTCCTTCAATTATTGGTGGGGACGAAGATCGCTGCAAAGCCGGCTGGTGGCGGCCTATATTTTTATTATTCTGGGCCCGTGTCTGCTGGTCTCCCTCTATTCCTACAAATCGATCAACAATACGTATGTCCGCGATGCCGTGGACAAAAACAGCTATTTGCTGCAAATGGAAAAGCTGCATATTCTCAACCAGATCGAAGCCATGGAGCGGGCGGCGCAGATGGCTTATTCCGACAAGGCGGTCCAGAATTATCTGCTCAATGAGCATGATCCCTCCCTCGGAGAACTGATTGATTTCAATACGACGACCTTTGTGAATCTGAGCAGAATCCAAATCAACAATCCCAATATTGAGCATTTGCGCCTTTATTCAGGAAGCGGGGAGGTTCACGAGCTCTGGCCGATTATTTTCCGGGAGGAACGGGTATCCATGGAGCCATGGTTCCAAGAAGCCCTAAAGCTGGAGGGGCAGGAGCTGTGGTCTTTTCAAAATGAAGACCCTGATCTCATGCAGCGTTATTCAGGCGATCCCCGAAGGGGCAGCCAAAGGTCTCTTTATTGCGCGAGATCAGCATACCGGCCGGCCATCATGTCGGGATGA